A region from the Aliarcobacter thereius LMG 24486 genome encodes:
- the brnQ gene encoding branched-chain amino acid transport system II carrier protein, whose product MIENRPRVIRDTLILGFAIFSMYFGAGNVIFPPYLGLISSSDWIISFIAYFITDIGFATIAMFAILKAGGNVDNLTSKLGIVNGKILMSIVILCIGPLIALPRTGAVTYEMLIVPYFGDNIYNSIITSSLYFSLILLFTLKPNSMIEILGKVLSPLLFISLIVLIIKGIFFPLGDIQENDLKDTIFFDGLILGYQTLDLLAAIAFGIIIVNLLKSKGYKEGKTTFKIVGYASLIAAFVIMIVYLGLTYLGATTSSFYTADIEKVSLLHNIIFKLFGKDGAIVLAFVVFLACFTTGAALVSVTSQFFSKLSKGKLSYRKLVVITSLFATVITNFGLESIINFAVPILFTVYPAAIILVFLIFFDKYYKSQNVYKYASFSAVIYSIIEFISNNYYKIEFISNMPLYKEGLSWILIAVIFGFIGNFVKEKKTLI is encoded by the coding sequence ATGATAGAAAATAGACCTAGAGTAATAAGAGATACATTAATTTTAGGATTTGCTATTTTTTCTATGTATTTTGGTGCTGGAAATGTAATCTTTCCACCTTATTTAGGATTAATTAGTTCAAGTGATTGGATAATATCATTTATAGCTTATTTTATAACTGATATAGGTTTTGCAACAATTGCTATGTTTGCAATACTTAAAGCTGGTGGAAATGTAGATAATCTTACTTCTAAATTGGGAATTGTAAACGGTAAAATCTTAATGTCAATTGTGATTTTATGTATTGGACCACTTATTGCACTTCCTAGAACTGGTGCAGTAACATATGAAATGCTTATTGTTCCATATTTTGGGGATAATATTTATAACTCAATTATAACTTCATCATTATATTTTTCTCTTATTCTATTATTTACATTGAAACCAAATAGTATGATAGAGATTTTAGGAAAAGTTTTATCTCCTTTGCTTTTTATATCTTTAATAGTTTTAATAATAAAAGGGATTTTCTTTCCTTTAGGAGATATTCAAGAAAATGATCTAAAAGATACAATATTCTTTGATGGATTAATTTTAGGATATCAAACTTTAGATCTTCTTGCAGCGATAGCTTTTGGTATTATTATTGTAAATTTATTGAAATCAAAAGGATATAAAGAGGGAAAAACAACTTTTAAAATAGTTGGATATGCTTCTTTAATAGCTGCTTTTGTGATTATGATTGTATATTTAGGACTTACATATCTTGGAGCAACTACTAGTAGTTTTTATACAGCAGATATAGAAAAAGTATCTCTTTTACATAATATAATATTTAAATTATTTGGAAAAGATGGTGCAATAGTTTTAGCTTTTGTTGTTTTTCTAGCTTGTTTCACAACAGGAGCTGCACTTGTAAGTGTTACTTCACAGTTCTTTTCTAAATTAAGTAAAGGTAAATTATCTTATAGAAAACTAGTGGTAATTACATCATTATTTGCAACAGTAATTACAAATTTTGGTCTTGAAAGCATTATAAACTTTGCTGTTCCAATACTTTTTACAGTTTATCCAGCAGCTATTATTTTAGTATTTTTAATATTTTTTGATAAATACTATAAAAGTCAAAATGTATATAAATATGCAAGTTTTTCAGCCGTTATTTACTCTATTATTGAATTTATATCAAATAATTATTATAAGATTGAATTCATATCAAATATGCCTTTATATAAAGAGGGATTGTCTTGGATTTTAATAGCAGTTATTTTTGGATTTATTGGTAATTTTGTGAAAGAAAAGAAAACTCTTATATAA
- a CDS encoding tRNA (cytidine(34)-2'-O)-methyltransferase, with protein MYNIVLLEPRIAGNVGTIGRLAFALNAKLHLIKPYGFGEITEKEVRRAGLDYWYSLEVFEYENIEDFWNKNPFSSRHFFATTKTKKTYFEQKYEKNDYFYFGREDAGLPQNILELNPSSNITIPMANYARSLNLANSVSIVCYEAIRQNYEQFKVEI; from the coding sequence ATGTATAATATAGTTTTACTAGAACCAAGAATTGCTGGAAATGTTGGAACAATAGGAAGATTGGCTTTTGCTTTAAATGCTAAACTTCATTTAATAAAACCATATGGTTTTGGAGAGATTACAGAAAAAGAGGTAAGAAGAGCAGGGCTTGATTATTGGTATAGTCTTGAAGTTTTTGAATATGAAAATATAGAAGATTTTTGGAATAAGAATCCTTTTTCTTCAAGACATTTTTTTGCTACAACTAAAACAAAAAAAACTTATTTTGAACAAAAATATGAAAAGAATGACTATTTTTACTTTGGAAGAGAAGATGCAGGTCTTCCACAAAATATTTTAGAACTAAATCCATCTTCAAATATTACAATTCCTATGGCAAATTATGCAAGGAGTTTAAATCTTGCAAATAGTGTATCAATAGTTTGTTATGAGGCAATTAGACAAAATTATGAACAATTTAAGGTAGAAATATGA
- the purU gene encoding formyltetrahydrofolate deformylase, whose translation MEQYILKIATNDAKGLIYNISKVLFANNLNIDTNAEYVDPDTKNFFMRSLISGKISSNILEKELKEVLPEGSIISLNKKAKKDVVILVTKEAHVLGDLLIKYISNELNANIKAVIGNHEDLRELVEKFNIPYFFISTKDISKDEHERLISEKIDEFNPEIIVLAKYMRILSSNFVSRYEGKVLNIHHSFLPAFIGANPYKQAHDRGVKIIGATAHYVTNDLDEGPIVYQDVVRVDHSYSWEDMRNAGRNVEKVVLSNAFELLLADRVFVFKNKTVIL comes from the coding sequence ATGGAACAGTATATATTAAAAATAGCTACAAATGATGCCAAAGGACTTATATATAATATCTCAAAAGTTCTTTTTGCAAATAATTTAAATATAGATACAAATGCTGAATATGTAGATCCAGATACAAAAAACTTTTTTATGAGAAGTTTAATATCTGGAAAAATATCTTCAAATATTTTAGAAAAAGAGTTAAAAGAGGTTTTACCTGAGGGCTCAATTATAAGCTTAAATAAAAAAGCAAAAAAAGATGTTGTGATTTTGGTTACAAAAGAGGCTCATGTTTTAGGTGATTTATTGATTAAATATATCTCAAATGAACTAAATGCAAATATAAAAGCAGTAATAGGAAATCATGAGGATTTAAGAGAATTAGTTGAAAAATTCAATATTCCATACTTTTTTATTAGTACAAAAGATATTTCAAAAGATGAACATGAAAGATTAATTTCAGAAAAAATTGATGAATTTAATCCAGAAATTATAGTTTTAGCAAAATATATGAGAATTTTATCTTCAAATTTTGTAAGCAGATATGAGGGAAAAGTTTTAAATATTCATCACTCATTTTTACCAGCATTTATAGGTGCTAATCCTTATAAACAAGCTCATGATAGAGGAGTTAAAATTATTGGTGCAACTGCACATTATGTTACAAATGATTTAGATGAAGGACCAATAGTTTATCAAGATGTTGTGAGAGTTGATCACTCTTATTCATGGGAAGATATGAGAAATGCTGGAAGAAATGTAGAAAAAGTAGTTCTTTCAAATGCATTTGAACTTCTTTTAGCAGATAGGGTTTTTGTATTCAAAAATAAAACGGTAATTCTATAA
- a CDS encoding malic enzyme-like NAD(P)-binding protein gives MSFKVTKELALDYHKNPKAGKIRVETSKSFKDKNDLSLAYTPGVAYPCEEIKNNPNDAFLYTSKRNLVGVISNGTAVLGLGNIGALASKPVMEGKAVLFKEFAKVDAFDIEVDEKDVDKFCNIVKAISPTFGGINLEDIKAPECFAIEERLKQELNIPVMHDDQHGTAIITAAAIINASELLNKNIEDLKVVVIGAGAAAIACSKMYKEQLGIKNLIMSDSKGILNKNRDDLNAYKRDFISDCESLEDAFTDADMVLGLSKPNSFTLKHIELMCEEPIIFTLANPTPEVFPEDVKKIKPNAIIATGRSDYPNQVNNVLGFPYIFRGALDVQARQITDSMKLAAAKAIANLAKEPITEDIKALFGDLQYGKNYIIPTPFDKRLQVEVSSAVAFEAFNQGMARVKEFDLEAYKKELEELK, from the coding sequence ATGAGCTTTAAAGTTACAAAAGAGTTGGCATTGGATTATCATAAAAATCCAAAAGCAGGAAAAATAAGAGTAGAGACTTCAAAAAGCTTTAAAGATAAAAATGATTTAAGTTTGGCTTACACTCCAGGTGTTGCTTATCCTTGTGAAGAGATTAAAAACAATCCAAATGATGCTTTTTTATATACATCTAAAAGAAATCTTGTAGGAGTTATTTCAAATGGAACAGCTGTTTTAGGTCTTGGAAATATTGGAGCACTTGCATCAAAACCAGTTATGGAAGGGAAGGCAGTTTTATTTAAAGAGTTTGCAAAAGTTGATGCTTTTGATATTGAAGTAGATGAAAAAGATGTTGATAAATTTTGTAATATTGTAAAAGCAATTAGCCCAACTTTTGGTGGAATAAATCTTGAAGATATAAAAGCTCCAGAATGTTTTGCAATTGAAGAGAGATTAAAACAAGAACTTAATATTCCTGTTATGCATGATGATCAGCACGGAACAGCGATAATTACAGCAGCGGCAATTATAAATGCAAGTGAACTTTTAAATAAAAATATTGAAGATTTAAAAGTTGTAGTTATTGGAGCAGGAGCTGCTGCTATTGCTTGTTCTAAAATGTATAAAGAACAACTAGGAATTAAAAATTTAATAATGAGTGATTCAAAAGGTATTTTAAATAAAAATAGAGATGATTTAAATGCTTATAAAAGAGATTTTATAAGTGATTGTGAATCTTTAGAAGATGCATTTACAGATGCTGATATGGTTTTAGGACTTTCAAAACCAAATAGTTTTACTCTAAAACATATTGAACTAATGTGTGAAGAACCAATAATCTTTACTCTAGCAAATCCAACACCTGAAGTTTTTCCAGAAGATGTGAAAAAGATAAAACCAAATGCAATTATAGCAACAGGAAGATCAGATTACCCAAATCAAGTAAACAATGTTTTAGGTTTTCCTTATATTTTTAGAGGTGCTTTGGATGTTCAAGCTAGACAAATAACTGACTCTATGAAATTAGCTGCTGCAAAAGCTATTGCAAACTTAGCAAAAGAGCCAATAACAGAAGATATTAAAGCTCTATTTGGAGATTTACAATATGGAAAAAATTATATTATTCCTACACCTTTTGATAAAAGATTACAAGTAGAAGTTTCAAGTGCTGTTGCTTTTGAGGCATTTAATCAAGGAATGGCAAGAGTAAAAGAGTTTGATTTAGAAGCTTATAAAAAAGAGTTAGAGGAATTAAAATAG
- the pgeF gene encoding peptidoglycan editing factor PgeF gives MSIKYFISDKNDGNLAFHVGDIIENVEKNRENLAKKYSYKNEDMVYMNQIHSDNIVIVDEKSDKLIDNCDAIITNSKNLPLMVMVADCIPILLFDEKKSVISAIHAGRNSTFLEITKKTAQIFIDKFNSNPKDIRAVLGASIQKCCYEVSLEMAKIVESSFGKEFVEGRNIDLQNINRKQLNDLGIKNIEISDICTKCGTSNYFSYRKNSRTGRFAAIITLH, from the coding sequence ATGAGCATAAAATATTTTATTAGTGATAAAAATGATGGGAATCTAGCTTTTCATGTAGGTGATATTATAGAAAATGTAGAAAAAAATAGAGAAAATCTAGCAAAAAAGTACTCATATAAAAATGAAGATATGGTTTATATGAATCAAATACATAGCGATAATATTGTAATAGTTGATGAAAAAAGTGATAAATTAATTGATAATTGTGATGCAATTATTACAAACAGCAAAAATCTTCCACTTATGGTAATGGTTGCTGATTGTATTCCAATACTACTTTTTGATGAGAAAAAATCTGTGATTTCAGCTATTCATGCTGGAAGAAACTCCACTTTTCTAGAAATAACAAAAAAAACTGCTCAAATTTTTATAGATAAATTTAACTCAAATCCAAAAGATATAAGAGCAGTTTTAGGTGCTAGTATCCAAAAATGTTGTTATGAAGTAAGTCTTGAAATGGCAAAAATAGTTGAATCTTCTTTTGGAAAAGAGTTTGTAGAAGGTAGAAACATAGATTTACAAAATATAAATAGAAAACAACTAAATGATTTAGGGATTAAAAATATAGAAATTTCAGATATTTGTACAAAGTGTGGAACTAGTAATTATTTTTCATATAGAAAAAATAGTAGAACTGGAAGATTCGCAGCTATTATTACTCTTCATTAA
- a CDS encoding class I SAM-dependent methyltransferase: MNKFDERAKDWDKKRTTLDRTEACIENIKKNIDLNKIRNILEYGCGTGLLSFSLKNDSNEVLGLDSSIGMVEEFNNKAKEQNLTNIKAFKHDIQNDELSENCFDLIIISMSLHHIEDLDIFFKKAYKALKKGGILCINDLEKEDGSFHKKYNNEGVFHFGFSQEELENISSKQGLKKFKYERVFVFKRDYGDFPLFNFYAVKA; this comes from the coding sequence TTGAATAAATTTGATGAAAGAGCAAAAGATTGGGATAAAAAAAGAACAACTCTTGATAGAACAGAAGCTTGTATAGAAAATATTAAGAAAAATATTGATTTAAATAAAATAAGAAATATTTTAGAGTATGGTTGTGGAACTGGTCTTTTATCATTTTCTTTAAAAAATGATTCAAATGAAGTTTTAGGACTTGATAGCTCAATTGGAATGGTTGAAGAGTTTAATAATAAAGCAAAAGAACAAAATCTAACAAATATTAAAGCTTTTAAACACGATATACAAAATGATGAATTAAGTGAAAATTGTTTTGATTTAATTATAATTTCTATGTCACTTCATCATATAGAAGATTTGGATATTTTTTTTAAAAAAGCTTACAAAGCTTTAAAAAAAGGTGGAATTCTTTGTATAAATGATTTAGAAAAAGAAGATGGCTCTTTTCATAAAAAATATAACAATGAAGGTGTTTTTCACTTTGGTTTTTCACAAGAAGAGCTTGAAAATATATCTTCAAAGCAAGGTTTAAAAAAGTTTAAATATGAGAGAGTTTTTGTTTTTAAAAGAGATTATGGAGATTTTCCACTATTTAATTTCTATGCAGTAAAGGCTTAA
- a CDS encoding shikimate dehydrogenase — MKKFVIFGNPVVHSKSPQMQNAGFKYLKFDAIYEKFHLEDGKELKNEFIKNSFLGANITVPHKEAAFLQADEVVGIAKEIKAVNTYILKDDKVFAYNTDAPGFIKAIESFGKIKKVLVLGAGGTSKAICLALKEKNIDTVVLNRSKNRLDFFIENGIKTYSWEEFEELENIPTFDLVVNSTSAGLKDDLLPASKEILEKVLRKSSFTFDCIYGKITPFLALAEKLDNLTKDGEDMLLYQGVLAFELFTNTKADEILIETMRKGLKEKYLS; from the coding sequence ATGAAAAAATTTGTAATATTTGGAAATCCAGTTGTTCACTCAAAATCACCACAAATGCAAAATGCTGGATTTAAATATTTAAAATTTGATGCAATCTATGAAAAATTTCACTTAGAAGATGGAAAAGAGCTAAAAAATGAGTTTATAAAAAATAGTTTTTTAGGAGCAAATATTACTGTTCCACATAAAGAAGCTGCATTTTTACAAGCAGATGAAGTTGTTGGAATTGCAAAAGAGATTAAAGCTGTAAATACATATATTTTAAAAGATGACAAAGTATTTGCTTACAACACAGATGCACCTGGTTTTATAAAAGCAATTGAGAGTTTTGGCAAAATTAAAAAAGTTTTAGTTCTTGGAGCTGGTGGAACTTCAAAAGCAATTTGTCTTGCATTAAAAGAGAAAAATATTGATACAGTTGTTTTAAATAGATCAAAAAATAGATTAGATTTTTTTATAGAAAATGGTATAAAAACTTACTCTTGGGAAGAGTTTGAAGAACTTGAAAATATTCCTACTTTTGATTTAGTTGTAAACTCAACAAGTGCTGGTTTAAAAGATGATTTACTTCCAGCTTCAAAAGAGATTTTAGAGAAAGTTTTAAGAAAATCATCATTTACTTTTGATTGTATTTATGGAAAAATAACTCCATTTTTGGCTTTGGCTGAAAAGTTGGATAATCTTACAAAAGATGGTGAAGATATGCTTCTTTATCAAGGAGTTTTAGCTTTTGAACTATTTACGAATACAAAAGCAGATGAGATTTTAATTGAAACTATGAGAAAGGGATTAAAAGAAAAGTACTTATCTTAA